The following are encoded together in the Babylonia areolata isolate BAREFJ2019XMU chromosome 30, ASM4173473v1, whole genome shotgun sequence genome:
- the LOC143275245 gene encoding uncharacterized protein LOC143275245, whose translation MDITEEEKRLIASFRSLGAAPKADTKEDLKAWMLEYTASLQEDSTPEASSASEDSAQQKKEPQVVWPQRMPRISVFSGVSAKETDTTYDLWRYEVECLKAEDHKEHVVLEAVRRSLRGEAARVAMRLGTTASLSELLSKFESIYGVVQAKETLMASFYSAHQDKTETVSAWGCRIEDLWTRAMKTSKLTEEESREALRSKFWDGLRQDLKDRSGHKYDTIKDFDDLRRVLRELELDSNPKKAEAKVVQSVDGTELQALRAELRQLKAQLSSTKHTQPDPRQQPNQSIRNQSIYGQSRSTGQGTPPQREVKCYRCGQLGHIKKGCRVQMLPSHPLNGQGFASRGSQHTLPTANAQPSQR comes from the coding sequence ATGGATATCACGGAAGAAGAAAAGCGACTGATCGCCTCGTTTAGGAGCTTGGGAGCAGCACCCAAGGCGGATACAAAAGAAGACCTGAAGGCCTGGATGTTGGAATACACTGCCTCACTCCAGGAAGATTCTACCCCAGAGGCCTCTTCGGCTAGTGAAGACTCTGCGCAGCAGAAGAAGGAACCACAAGTTGTTTGGCCTCAGAGGATGCCCCGCATCTCCGTTTTCAGTGGCGTGTCAGCAAAGGAAACAGATACAACTTACGACTTGTGGCGTTATGAGGTGGAATGTCTCAAGGCCGAGGACCACAAAGAGCATGTGGTGCTAGAGGCAGTCCGACGATCGCTTCGGGGGGAGGCTGCCAGAGTGGCAATGCGACTTGGAACCACTGCAAGCCTTTCAGAGCTCCTTTCCAAGTTTGAAAGTATCTATGGTGTAGTCCAGGCCAAGGAGACCCTGATGGCATCTTTTTACTCAGCTCAccaggataaaactgaaacagTATCTGCATGGGGATGTAGAATAGAGGACCTGTGGACACGGGCAATGAAGACCAGCAAGCTTACAGAGGAGGAATCACGCGAAGCTCTACGATCCAAGTTCTGGGATGGACTGCGGCAAGATCTGAAAGACAGGTCTGGGCACAAGTATGACACAATCAAAGATTTTGATGACCTCAGACGCGTCCTCAGGGAGCTCGAACTGGACTCAAACCCCAAGAAGGCAGAGGCTAAGGTAGTCCAGTCAGTGGACGGAACGGAACTCCAAGCTCTGAGAGCTGAGTTAAGGCAGCTGAAAGCGCAGCTGAGTTCAACCAAACATACCCAACCAGACCCACGTCAGCAGCCAAATCAGAGTATAAGGAACCAAAGCATATATGGACAGTCACGATCAACTGGTCAAGGGACTCCGCCACAACGTGAAGTGAAGTGCTATCGCTGTGGCCAACTGGGACACATCAAAAAGGGGTGTAGAGTGCAGATGCTACCATCACATCCTTTAAATGGACAGGGGTTTGCCAGCAGGGGCAGCCAGCATACCCTTCCAACCGCCAACGCCCAACCGAGTCAACGATGA